Proteins encoded in a region of the Novibacillus thermophilus genome:
- the ltrA gene encoding group II intron reverse transcriptase/maturase gives MRSREERRQQNIPQGSCQQRAAVKPRGYVGAPSSSPAQVAPSSREDHNDLLDRMLERENLLLAYKRVVRNGGAPGVDGVTVAELQAYLNTHWAQVKAELLAGTYKPAPVKRVEIPKPGGGVRLLGIPTAMDRLLQQALLQVMHPIFDAHFSWDSYGFRPGKRAHDAVLQAQRYIQSGYRWVVDLDLEKCFDRVNHDMLMARVARRVKDKRDLKLIRVYLNAGVMVNGVCQRTEEGTPQGGPLSPLLANILLDDLDKERKKRGLQFARYADDCNIFVASKRAGERVMESVIRFVEGKLKLKVNRDKSAVDRPWNRKFLGFSFLPDKQATIRLAPKTISRFKDRIREMTSRSRAISMEERIKRLNRYIIGWVRYFRLASMKTHCERFDQWIRRRLRMCLWKQWKRVRTRLRELRALGVPEWACFMMANSRRGPWEMSRNTNNALPTSYWEAKGLKSMLFRYMELRQPFGTA, from the coding sequence ATGCGTTCGAGAGAAGAGCGCAGACAGCAGAATATCCCGCAAGGGAGCTGCCAACAGAGAGCAGCGGTGAAGCCGCGAGGGTATGTTGGAGCGCCGAGCTCTTCTCCGGCACAAGTCGCCCCTTCCTCTCGCGAAGACCATAACGACTTGCTGGACAGGATGCTTGAGAGAGAAAATCTCTTGCTCGCATACAAGCGAGTGGTCCGAAACGGAGGAGCGCCCGGAGTGGACGGAGTAACGGTAGCTGAACTGCAGGCTTACCTGAACACACACTGGGCACAGGTGAAAGCAGAGCTCCTAGCGGGAACCTACAAACCCGCGCCAGTCAAACGGGTGGAAATCCCCAAACCTGGAGGCGGCGTGAGGCTTCTAGGGATCCCGACCGCGATGGACCGGCTCCTCCAGCAAGCCCTGCTGCAAGTGATGCATCCGATCTTCGATGCTCACTTCTCATGGGACAGCTACGGCTTCCGACCAGGGAAGCGAGCCCATGATGCGGTCCTTCAAGCCCAGCGCTATATCCAGAGTGGATACAGATGGGTTGTGGACTTGGACTTAGAGAAGTGCTTTGACCGAGTAAACCACGACATGCTCATGGCGAGGGTAGCAAGAAGGGTGAAGGACAAGCGAGACCTGAAACTCATCCGGGTGTACCTCAACGCCGGAGTCATGGTCAACGGAGTATGCCAACGGACAGAGGAAGGGACGCCGCAAGGCGGACCGCTGAGTCCGCTTCTGGCCAACATCTTGTTGGACGACCTGGACAAAGAACGAAAGAAACGCGGGTTGCAATTCGCACGTTATGCGGACGATTGTAACATCTTTGTCGCTAGCAAGCGCGCAGGGGAACGCGTCATGGAATCGGTGATTCGCTTTGTAGAGGGAAAGCTGAAACTGAAAGTGAACCGAGACAAAAGTGCGGTAGACCGCCCCTGGAACCGGAAATTCCTAGGGTTCAGTTTTCTGCCGGACAAACAAGCAACGATTCGGTTAGCCCCGAAGACCATCTCCCGATTCAAAGATAGAATACGTGAGATGACGAGTCGTTCACGGGCGATCTCCATGGAAGAGCGAATTAAACGGCTCAACCGCTACATCATCGGTTGGGTCAGGTACTTTCGACTGGCATCGATGAAGACGCACTGTGAAAGATTCGACCAATGGATTCGGCGCAGACTGAGGATGTGCCTATGGAAACAATGGAAACGGGTCAGAACCCGTCTTCGTGAACTTAGGGCCCTTGGCGTACCAGAATGGGCCTGCTTCATGATGGCCAATTCCCGCCGAGGACCATGGGAAATGTCCCGGAACACAAACAATGCCCTTCCGACTTCCTACTGGGAAGCGAAAGGGCTGAAGAGTATGCTTTTTCGTTATATGGAACTTCGTCAACCTTTTGGAACCGCCTAG
- the lonB gene encoding ATP-dependent protease LonB → MNMTTALLVVNVFFSVIIGLYFWNMLKSQQSNKIAVNRESKKEMEKLQKLRQITLSEPLAERTRPAKLDDIVGQEEGLRALRAALCGPNPQHVIIYGPPGVGKTAAARVVLEEARKNPFSPFKHDAKFVELDATTARFDERGIADPLIGSVHDPIYQGAGAMGVAGIPQPKQGAVTKAHGGLLFIDEIGELHPIQMNKMLKVLEDRKVFLESAYYSPEDSNIPSHIHDIFQNGLPADFRLVGATTRTAEEIPPAIRSRCLEIFFRALLPEEIEQIAWKAVEKLQIQAQPEAVEVVKKYATNGREAVNMVQIAYGLGLTEGRHTILAKDVEWVAHNSQITPRPDKKIPPQPQIGVVNGLAVYGPNLGSLLEIEVTASKIGRGEKGSVNITGVVEEETLGEGRGGRSLKRKSLAKASVENVLTVLKKTDVNPYQYDLHVNFPGGMPVDGPSAGVALATAIYSAIKGVPVDNETALTGEISIRGNVKPVGGVVAKVNAAMQAGARKVLIPQDNWQSIFKDIGIEVVPVTRIEQVLEHMLLPQEKVSERTGTQEKPADIMTASPLAR, encoded by the coding sequence GTGAACATGACAACGGCTTTGCTGGTCGTTAATGTCTTTTTTAGTGTCATTATCGGCCTGTACTTTTGGAACATGCTCAAGAGCCAACAATCCAACAAAATTGCTGTCAACCGCGAATCGAAAAAAGAGATGGAGAAACTGCAGAAGCTTCGTCAAATCACCCTGTCCGAACCGTTGGCCGAAAGGACTCGTCCGGCGAAACTGGACGATATTGTCGGTCAAGAAGAAGGGCTCCGCGCTCTTCGCGCTGCTTTGTGCGGGCCGAATCCCCAGCACGTCATCATTTACGGCCCCCCTGGAGTTGGGAAGACGGCTGCCGCGCGGGTTGTATTGGAAGAAGCGCGCAAAAATCCATTCTCACCGTTTAAACACGATGCGAAGTTTGTTGAATTAGACGCGACGACTGCCCGGTTTGACGAACGGGGAATTGCCGACCCGTTGATCGGTTCGGTTCACGATCCAATCTACCAAGGTGCCGGCGCGATGGGTGTCGCGGGGATTCCCCAGCCGAAGCAAGGGGCTGTGACGAAAGCGCACGGTGGGCTACTTTTTATTGACGAAATTGGGGAACTGCACCCGATTCAGATGAATAAAATGTTGAAAGTGTTGGAAGACCGTAAAGTATTTTTGGAGTCGGCTTACTACAGCCCGGAAGACTCGAACATCCCCAGTCACATTCACGACATTTTTCAAAACGGCTTGCCGGCCGATTTTCGCTTGGTTGGCGCAACGACGCGCACCGCCGAGGAAATACCGCCGGCGATTCGTTCCCGTTGTCTTGAAATATTTTTTCGAGCGCTGCTTCCTGAAGAGATTGAGCAGATTGCGTGGAAAGCCGTTGAGAAATTACAAATTCAGGCACAGCCCGAGGCCGTTGAAGTGGTCAAAAAATACGCTACAAACGGGCGCGAAGCCGTCAATATGGTGCAAATCGCCTACGGTTTGGGACTGACGGAAGGGCGGCACACGATTTTGGCTAAGGATGTGGAATGGGTTGCTCACAACAGTCAAATCACACCCCGTCCAGACAAAAAAATCCCTCCTCAGCCGCAAATCGGGGTCGTCAACGGGTTAGCGGTCTACGGGCCGAATTTGGGGTCATTGTTGGAGATTGAAGTGACGGCGAGCAAAATAGGGCGGGGAGAAAAAGGATCGGTCAACATAACCGGAGTAGTGGAGGAAGAGACGCTCGGTGAAGGCAGGGGAGGCCGGTCTTTAAAACGGAAGAGCCTGGCCAAAGCTTCCGTAGAAAATGTCCTCACCGTCCTGAAAAAAACTGACGTCAATCCGTATCAATACGACTTGCATGTTAACTTCCCCGGCGGGATGCCCGTCGACGGTCCTTCTGCCGGGGTGGCCTTGGCTACGGCCATTTACTCTGCGATCAAGGGTGTGCCTGTGGACAACGAAACAGCTCTTACAGGGGAAATCAGCATTCGCGGAAACGTGAAACCGGTGGGAGGCGTGGTGGCCAAGGTGAATGCGGCCATGCAAGCCGGTGCACGAAAAGTGTTGATCCCACAAGACAACTGGCAGAGTATCTTTAAGGACATAGGTATTGAAGTCGTTCCTGTGACCCGCATAGAACAAGTGTTAGAACATATGCTGCTGCCACAAGAGAAAGTCAGCGAGCGGACCGGGACACAAGAGAAGCCGGCCGACATCATGACTGCTTCACCACTTGCCAGATAG